The genome window AAGTTTCCGGTCAATTTTTGGCTACTTACGGGGAACCCGTAGTCGCAGGAATGCAAGAATTGCTCGACCAAGGCATTCCCTACGGCATCGGTTTGCTGTGGGAAGTGGTGAAAACCGGTAAACCTTTGTTCGTAGAGGATTATGCCCAACATCCCAATGCCGTGCCAGAATTTCGGCATCCGGGAATTGGACAACTGGGCATTTTTCCGATCGCAGCCACCGACGGTACAATTATTGGCGTACTGACGCTGGAGTCCCGCAACGTCAAAAAACTGCAAACCGCCCTCAACCAAGAAGTGCTGGAGGCTGCTTGCCGGACTTTGGGGGCGGCGATCGAGCGGGCTCAGACACAAGAAAACCTGCGCCAAGTTAACGAACAATTAGAGTATTCTTCTCAGTTGAAATCTGAGTTTTTAGCATCAATGTCCCATGAATTGCGGACGCCTCTTAACAGCATTCTCGGCTTTTCTGACTTGCTGCTGCGGCAAACGGCCGGACTGTTGAGCGATCGACAAATCAACTATTTAGACCTGATCGAAAAAAGCGGCCAGCACTTGTTGCAGTTAATTAACGATATTCTCGATCTTTCTAAAATTGAAGCGGGGAAAGTAGAACTCAATTTACAACCGGTTCGCGTTCACGAACTCGCGACAGACTGTATAAAAATGATGCAGCCGCGGGCAGACAAAAAGCGCATCAGTTTGTCTTTAGAATTCGACTACCGCATTACTAAAGTTTGGATCGACGAACGGCGAGTGCGACAAATTGTGATTAATTTACTTTCCAATGCCATCAAATTTACCCCAGAACAAGGACAAGTTAAACTCAGCGGGCGTCTGGTCTACGGCAGTGAAATAGACGGCGACTACCGGCCGGATTGTTCTCCTGTAAATGCCAGCACTCCTTATTTTTGTTTTGAGGTGAAAGACTCGGGGATCGGCATTCCTCAAGACCGCTGGCACTTGCTATTTCGACCTTTTCAACAGGTCGATTCTTCCCTGACTAGGCGGCACGAAGGTACAGGTTTGGGTTTGGCTTTGACTAAGCGATTGGCCGAATTGCACGGGGGGACTGTTTCTTTTCAATCTGTTTGCGATCGGGGAAGTCTTTTCCGGGTTTGGCTGCCTTTGACGGAGATGCGTCAACAGT of Oscillatoria nigro-viridis PCC 7112 contains these proteins:
- a CDS encoding ATP-binding protein, producing MTTKLRATHTEKMERDLHQLRADQELILNQVDNAIALFDSSDCLVLFNKKLAGIWGLSPEWLETKPKCHLLFAEIVDRGYLSLQQWQEFQQALEKSQHESLSFYFEQSNAVCLEVCATITNSGGRLFTFRDVTVYQNSQASLNAEVRRLRFLLGLTERLQKSDSLQEIGQFALTYLVGAMNAAFGDVKVINGKGNDRQASGICNQVSGQFLATYGEPVVAGMQELLDQGIPYGIGLLWEVVKTGKPLFVEDYAQHPNAVPEFRHPGIGQLGIFPIAATDGTIIGVLTLESRNVKKLQTALNQEVLEAACRTLGAAIERAQTQENLRQVNEQLEYSSQLKSEFLASMSHELRTPLNSILGFSDLLLRQTAGLLSDRQINYLDLIEKSGQHLLQLINDILDLSKIEAGKVELNLQPVRVHELATDCIKMMQPRADKKRISLSLEFDYRITKVWIDERRVRQIVINLLSNAIKFTPEQGQVKLSGRLVYGSEIDGDYRPDCSPVNASTPYFCFEVKDSGIGIPQDRWHLLFRPFQQVDSSLTRRHEGTGLGLALTKRLAELHGGTVSFQSVCDRGSLFRVWLPLTEMRQQLGNFASCALDTKLVPASAIALPIARKRILIVEDQPFNQMLISEVMELEGYGVEILADGSAMVDRILAASAAPELLPDLILMDIQLPDVDGFELMRRVKADPVWDSIPMIAVTAMAMPGDRDRCLEAGASAYLSKPLDLNLTIATVRSFLG